Within Sphingobium sp. KCTC 72723, the genomic segment GCCCTTCTTCATGGACCTGCTCGATCATCTGGGCGCGCGCGGCTGCCTCGTCCCCCGCTTCATTGCCGACCGCGATGGCCAGCGACTCCAGATGCTCGCCGGTCGCCCTGCCTGCCTGATCGAATTTCTCACCGGCATTTCCGTCACCGAACCCACCCCGGCGCAGGCACGCGCGACCGGCGCGGCGCTGGGCGAACTGCACCGCGCGGCGGCGGGGTTCGCCAGGACACGCCCCAACACGCTCGACAAGGCAGGCTGGCACGATCTGGCGCGCAAATGCGGCGATGATTTCGACCAGATTGCGCCCGGCCTTGGCGCACGGGTTACGCAGGAACTGGCGTATCTCGACGCGCACTGGCCCGCCGACCTGCCCCGATCGGTCATCCATGCCGACCTGTTCCCCGACAATGTGCTGATGCTGGGGGATCGGGTCACCGGCCTCATCGACTTTTATTTCAGCTGCACCGACATTCGCGCCTACGACCTGGCCGTCACCCACAGCGCCTGGGTATTCAGCAATGACGGCGCGACCTTCTTTGCCGACCGCGCAGCGGCGCTGGGCGCGGGCTATGGGGAGGCGCATGGCCTGACCGACGCCGAACGTGCGGCCTTCCCCATCCTGTGCCGTGGCGCGGCGTTGCGCTTCCTGCTCACCCGCGCCTATGACTGGATCAACACGCCGCCCGACGCGATGGTGACGCGCAAGGATCCGCTCGCCTATCTGCGCCGCCTCGATTTCTACGCCAGCGCCAACCCGGCCGAGTTGCTGGGCGCATGAGCGACACCCCAACAGTCGATATTTTCACCGATGGCGCGTGCAAGGGCAATCCTGGTCCCGGCGGCTGGGGCGCGGTGCTGCGCTTTGGCGAAACCGAAAAGGAATTGTCGGGCGGCGAGCCGCAGACGACCAACAACCGCATGGAAATGATGGCCGCGGTCGAGGCGCTCAACGCGCTGAAAAAGCCGTGCCGCGTGACCATCCATACCGACAGCAAATATGTGATGGACGGCATCACCAAATGGGTGATCGGCTGGCAGAAAAAGGGCTGGCGCACCGCCGACAACAAGCCGGTCAAGAATGTCGAAATCTGGCAAGCCCTGCTCGCCGCCGCCGCGCCGCACAAAGTCAGCTGGAAATGGGTCAAGGGCCATGCCGGCCACCCCGAAAACGAACGTGCCGACCGCCTCGCCAGCGCAGCGGCGGATCGGTTCCGGGCTTAAAATTCATCCGTCATGCCAGCGCAGGCTGGCATCTCAGGCGACAGCGCGCGACGTCGGGGCAGCACTACGCCTTACCCTCGCTGCCACCGCCTGTCACCCCAGCCTACGCTGGGGTGACAGTTGAGGGCCACCTCACTCCGCTTCTTCAATCTCCGCGCCCGGCCCGTTCTTCAGCACCGATTCGATCGCATTCTTCGCGCCTGCCTTGCTGGCATAGCCTTCGGTCCAGAAAATCACTTCGCTATTATATTTGAACTTGGCGACGAACTCGCCCGCCTTGTTCTTCTCGATCACGAACTTGTGCGCCATTTTCGGTCCTTCCAGAGTCGTTCCGCTATCGAAACCGGGTCGGAGAATAAGCAGCCGTATCGATCCCCGCAACGCTTTCCGGCATCGCTTCCCCCCCTATCAGCGCGGCGGCCAGCAACGCAGCGGCAGGCGCGGTCTGGATGCCAAAACCACCCTGCCCCGCAAACCAGAAAAAGCCCGGCGCATCGCGATCAAAGCCATAGACCGGCGCA encodes:
- the thrB gene encoding homoserine kinase, with the translated sequence MAVYTHVPAEEIDAFLTRYDAGRLVSAKGIAEGVENSNYLLETTGHDGSGHRYILTLYEKRVDEADLPFFMDLLDHLGARGCLVPRFIADRDGQRLQMLAGRPACLIEFLTGISVTEPTPAQARATGAALGELHRAAAGFARTRPNTLDKAGWHDLARKCGDDFDQIAPGLGARVTQELAYLDAHWPADLPRSVIHADLFPDNVLMLGDRVTGLIDFYFSCTDIRAYDLAVTHSAWVFSNDGATFFADRAAALGAGYGEAHGLTDAERAAFPILCRGAALRFLLTRAYDWINTPPDAMVTRKDPLAYLRRLDFYASANPAELLGA
- the rnhA gene encoding ribonuclease HI, coding for MSDTPTVDIFTDGACKGNPGPGGWGAVLRFGETEKELSGGEPQTTNNRMEMMAAVEALNALKKPCRVTIHTDSKYVMDGITKWVIGWQKKGWRTADNKPVKNVEIWQALLAAAAPHKVSWKWVKGHAGHPENERADRLASAAADRFRA
- a CDS encoding YegP family protein, translated to MAHKFVIEKNKAGEFVAKFKYNSEVIFWTEGYASKAGAKNAIESVLKNGPGAEIEEAE